A window of the Henckelia pumila isolate YLH828 chromosome 3, ASM3356847v2, whole genome shotgun sequence genome harbors these coding sequences:
- the LOC140888028 gene encoding uncharacterized protein: MAGAPPRTRNNNNNNQGDNSNPPPRINLSREDLAAIAAIVATTIQGMGNINGNGNGNPPPPPPAQNGVKFHYEALPKNQTEMFKRDADPEVGRNWMKKMEDQLRLLEISEALKVEVTIPFLEDKARKWWEAVSPAMLAVGAITWQQFRTAFLKQYFPAEVKMQKLNDFENLTQTPDMTVVEYTSKFNEFGSYAPTIMGDDDMKLYRFKKGLNSRIQSALAVYQPANFANLMGAAIRAESDIKRRENDFHNKQPLTGQSSSHKHVSKHSNNSDESIKETYAAPNCPQIKLCPTCNLRHEGECRRNTGACFNCGKFGHRIAQCPETMKART; this comes from the coding sequence ATGGCCGGAGCACCCCCTAGAACtcgcaacaacaacaacaacaaccagGGGGATAATTCGAACCCACCTCCAAGAATCAACCTAAGTAGAGAAGACCTTGCAGCTATTGCAGCAATAGTGGCAACAACTATACAAGGGATGGGAAACATTAACGGAAACGGCAATGGAAATCCgccacctccaccacctgctcAGAATGGAGTCAAATTCCATTACGAGGCTCTTCCCAAGAACCAAACTGAAATGTTCAAACGGGATGCCGATCCAGAAGTGGGACGAAATTggatgaagaagatggaggaccAACTTCGTTTACTTGAAATTTCTGAAGCACTAAAAGTAGAGGTGACGATTCCTTTTCTGGAGGACAAAGCAAGGAAATGGTGGGAAGCCGTTTCACCTGCTATGCTAGCTGTGGGAGCAATCACATGGCAACAGTTCCGTACCGCATTTCTGAAGCAGTACTTTCCAGCTGAAGTTAAAATGCAGAAGCTGAACGATTTTGAGAATCTTACGCAAACACCAGACATGACAGTGGTGGAATACACTTCCAAGTTTAATGAGTTTGGGTCCTATGCCCCAACAATTATGGGAGACGATGATATGAAGTTGTATCGTTTCAAGAAGGGGTTGAATAGTCGTATACAATCGGCATTAGCAGTTTATCAGCCTGCCAACTTTGCGAATTTGATGGGAGCGGCCATCCGAGCTGAATCGGACATCAAGCGTCGTGAGAATGACTTCCACAACAAACAACCTCTGACGGGCCAATCTTCTTCACACAAACATGTGTCCAAGCATTCGAACAATTCTGATGAATCCATCAAGGAAACTTATGCTGCTCCAAACTGTCCACAGATCAAGCTATGCCCCACCTGCAACCTCCGACATGAAGGGGAATGTCGTCGAAACACTGGTGCCTGTTTCAACTGTGGAAAATTCGGACACCGAATTGCTCAATGTCCCGAAACCATGAAGGCAAGGACATGA